The genomic window aaatgtagttcttttttaggaaaacagattttcaattatacactctCTTGCTAAGAGATGGAAATTAATTTTTCATCTCACAAAACAATCACCACAATGAATTACTAGTTAATATATAATAGATTGAGTTTTCTATTTGCTAATTACAAGTAGTACATTAAATCATAAATTCCCTTGAAATTCAACTGCCTGTAttactttgcatttttaaaaaacaatacttTTGATTAAAACAACCTTAATAAGGAAAGAAATCTTTAGACATACTTCTTTCTCTCACTGGCACACTGTTTATACCCTCACAAAAACTCTACAGAATGGCTCGTGTATGCTGCCAGCCAGATCTTTGGAAATCTGCTCTATAGAAGAATAGtagataaattcaaataaaacaatAGCTTTCATAATGCAATGAAAGGCAAtataaagccttttttttttaatagaatggtTGTGATGGGCTCTGATGGTTTCAAGATGTCTTGTAATGTCCATGTCTattgattatatttttcaaagaacCTGCCATCTGCAAGAACACACATTTGTAGCATCATGATCTGATGACTGATTATATTACAGATGAGATGCTATTACAAGGTAGTTCTAGAATGAGGAAACTACCCTGGTACAGTATACTACAGAACACCACAAGTGAAGTTATATACATACCTGGACCATTTGCTGGGAATACTACAAAGTCAAAATTTTCTagcaatttggaaataatttGATGATGGATTGAGAAACTGTTTTACTTAGTCAAAAGGAGTCAGAGATTGATGTAATCACTACCTGAACACCAAAATCATTGTATACCTGATCATATGGTTTGGAATCATTACATAAAAAAACCTATTATGTTTGAAACATCATATACTAATTGTTCCAGAGAAAAAGTGTATTTTGTAATAAAATTGTGGAATCATTTACTGCTTAAAGTACCATTTAAGAAGTTTTAACTGAAATCACTTAGACTagaggttctcaacctttctaatgccatgaccccgcaatacagttcctcatgttgcagtgactccaaaccaaaaaattattttggtggctacttcaaaactgtaattttgctacagttatgattcagaatgtaaatacctgatatgcattatgtattctcattgctacaaattgagaggttgagaaccgctgactTAGACCATAGTCACGAACCCACAATGTGTTCATGAATTACTAAATGGGAAGTGCTTCCAGGAGACTAATAGTGAATTATGTCTTCTACTTCCTGAAAGGATAATGATCAGaagatacagaatgagacatatttttgaaTATGGAAAATAcatgaattttttgttgttgttctgcttATTACAGGAATCTTGGCTTTTCTTTTCGATTTGGGGAAGACAAACActcaaagataaattttaaaaaataactgaataatagCTATCCTTTAAAAAGTCATGGACCATCACAGACTGTTATGCCTctgctgaattaaaaaaaaatttgcagtTAAGATGTGATTTTATATATGACAAACGAAAGGCATAGAAATATTTCTCACTTTAGCTTAGGAAAAttccacaaaatgattatgtGATAGTACATCAGAAGTGGTTGGCATAGAAAAGTGTAAAGTTTATCTGAcacaacagaaaacaaaaagaattatcCACAAAAGGCATTTGAATGACCAATTGGAACTGAAATGGAAAAAGACCATCTAGTACTAAAGAAAGATCACTTTCAGGCTCAGGGTTTGAGTTCTAGGCTTATCAGCAGGGATTTTGTTCATGTCTCTTTGCCATTCTGAGTTCATGGCTTGAGTTGTAATGTGTAATGAGAATACAGCTCTGTTTGTGTCATTAGTTTGTGGTGAGCATCCAGTGTTTATCAATCGTTTCATAAATCACCTTCCATATGTGAACTAATGGCATTTTTAATTGCTTAATTCTTCTAATGAATTTTGAAAACACTTCTTTTTGATTGGGGGAAATAGAAGTCAGtcccttttcttctatttgaATAAAGAGATTTTACTTATATGTCTATGTGACTCtatatttgtttgtttccttcAGATGGAGAAACCAGTTTTGAAATGAATGAGACTACTGCAAAGCTCAGCAATTCTGTGGACAAGATTCACCAGCATAGATTCATGAGTCATGGTTCCTATGACTTCAATATGAGAGAAATCTGTGACTCAGATATTAAGATAGGGAAACATCAAAGAAGTCACTGTGAAGCTGATAAAGATGGAAAAGATTTCAGGCACTATTCAGTCCTAATTAAGAATAAGAAAATGGTCTCTGGAAAGGATTATTTTCAGTATAGTGAAAATAGGAAATGCTTTACTGAAAAGTTTGGGCATGAGAAGCTTCCTGAAGTACAAATATCTCAGGGTAATCAGTGGGGAATGTCCAGATGCTTGAATTCAGACATCATTAGACATCAGAAAAGTCATAAGGGagaaatactttataaatgtaatgaatgtgggatgGCCTGTAGCCAAAACTTAAAGCTCATTGACTAtcatgaatgtaatcaatgtagAAAAGTTTTCACACAGAATTCCAAACATGTtcaacatcagaaaatccacactggagagaatcCTCATGAGTGTCATCAATCTGGAAAGCCCTTTCAACTCTGCTctcatcttgctgtacatcagaaaaaccatactggagagaaacctcatgaatgcCATAAATGTGGTAGAGCTTTTGATAAACACTCTTCCCTCATTGCACATCAGAGAGTCCACAATATaaagaaaccttataaatgtaatcaaTGTGAAAAGGCTTTCAAACACACCTTGAGTCTTTCtcttcatcagagaatccacactggagagaaaccttatgaatgcattcaatgtggaaaggctttcacagagagtAGCTCTCTTGctagacatcagagaattcacagtggagaaaaaccttatgaatgtagtcAGTGTAGGAAAACTTTCCGACAAAactccagtcttgctgtacatcagagaatccatactgaagagaaaccttataaatgtaatcagtgtggaaaggctttcaaagagaatttaaaacttgctgtacatcagagaatccatactgaagagaaaccttttgaatgtaatcagtgtggaaagactttccaATGCAGCTCCAGTCTTGCTATACATCAGAAAAActacactggagagaaacctcatgaGTGCCATGAATGTGATAAAGCTTTTAGTGAACACTCTTCCCTTGTTGCACgtcaaagaatccacactggagaaaaaccttataaatgtaatcagtgtggaaaggctttcacacagaaatctagtcttgctgtacatcagagaatccatactgaagagaaaccttatgaatgtaatcagtgtggaaaggctttcacacagaaatccagtcttgctgtacatcagagaatccacactggagagaaaccttataaatgcaatcaatgtggaaaagctttcaaaCAGAACTCCAAACTTGTTttacatcaaagaatccacactggagagaaaccttatgaatgtaatcaatgtggaaaggctttcacacagaatTCCCATCTTTCTAAACATCAGaggatccacactggagagaaaccttatgaatgtaatcagtgtggaaaggctttcacagggaaatccagtcttgctgtacatcagagaatccacactggagagaaaccttatgaatgtaatcagtgtggaaaggctttcacagagaaatccagtcttgctgtacatcagagaatccacactggagagaaaccttataaatgcaatcaatgtggaaaagctttcaaaCGGAACTCTGAACTTGTtctacatcaaagaatccacactggagagaaaccttatgaatgtaatcaatgtggaaaggctttcaaggAGAACTCTAGCCTTGCTgtacaccagagaattcacactggagaaaaaccttataaatgtaatcaatgtggaaaggctttcaaggAGAACTCTAGCCTTGCTgtacaccagagaattcacactggagaaaaaccttataaatgtaatcaatgtggaaaggctttcccaTATAGGGCTCTTCTAGCTTACCATCTCAaaattcacactggagaaaagCCTTATGAATGTAACCAATGTGAAAAGACTTTCATGAAGAAGTCTAatcttgctatacatcagagaatccacactggagagaaactttatgaatgtaatgaatgtggaaaaaattttataaataagtccagtcttgctgtacatcaaagaatccacactggagagaaaccttataaatgtaaacaatgtggaaaggattTCACACAGAATGCTAATCTTttg from Monodelphis domestica isolate mMonDom1 chromosome 4, mMonDom1.pri, whole genome shotgun sequence includes these protein-coding regions:
- the LOC100617593 gene encoding zinc finger protein 665-like isoform X2 — encoded protein: MLENSQNLLSLGIPVVREDLISHFEEKEALWILDQKGLKNSSLDGETSFEMNETTAKLSNSVDKIHQHRFMSHGSYDFNMREICDSDIKIGKHQRSHCEADKDGKDFRHYSVLIKNKKMVSGKDYFQYSENRKCFTEKFGHEKLPEVQISQGNQWGMSRCLNSDIIRHQKSHKGEILYKCNECGMACSQNLKLIDYHECNQCRKVFTQNSKHVQHQKIHTGENPHECHQSGKPFQLCSHLAVHQKNHTGEKPHECHKCGRAFDKHSSLIAHQRVHNIKKPYKCNQCEKAFKHTLSLSLHQRIHTGEKPYECIQCGKAFTESSSLARHQRIHSGEKPYECSQCRKTFRQNSSLAVHQRIHTEEKPYKCNQCGKAFKENLKLAVHQRIHTEEKPFECNQCGKTFQCSSSLAIHQKNYTGEKPHECHECDKAFSEHSSLVARQRIHTGEKPYKCNQCGKAFTQKSSLAVHQRIHTEEKPYECNQCGKAFTQKSSLAVHQRIHTGEKPYKCNQCGKAFKQNSKLVLHQRIHTGEKPYECNQCGKAFTQNSHLSKHQRIHTGEKPYECNQCGKAFTGKSSLAVHQRIHTGEKPYECNQCGKAFTEKSSLAVHQRIHTGEKPYKCNQCGKAFKRNSELVLHQRIHTGEKPYECNQCGKAFKENSSLAVHQRIHTGEKPYKCNQCGKAFKENSSLAVHQRIHTGEKPYKCNQCGKAFPYRALLAYHLKIHTGEKPYECNQCEKTFMKKSNLAIHQRIHTGEKLYECNECGKNFINKSSLAVHQRIHTGEKPYKCKQCGKDFTQNANLLKHQRIHTGEKPYECHQCGKAFTDNSKLACHQRIHTGEKPYECHQCGKAFTQNSHLSKHQRIHSSMGEA
- the LOC100617593 gene encoding zinc finger protein 665-like isoform X1, with the translated sequence MALGIQRPPWQDSLTFKDVTVDFTQEEWHLLNHSQKELYKTVMLENSQNLLSLGIPVVREDLISHFEEKEALWILDQKGLKNSSLDGETSFEMNETTAKLSNSVDKIHQHRFMSHGSYDFNMREICDSDIKIGKHQRSHCEADKDGKDFRHYSVLIKNKKMVSGKDYFQYSENRKCFTEKFGHEKLPEVQISQGNQWGMSRCLNSDIIRHQKSHKGEILYKCNECGMACSQNLKLIDYHECNQCRKVFTQNSKHVQHQKIHTGENPHECHQSGKPFQLCSHLAVHQKNHTGEKPHECHKCGRAFDKHSSLIAHQRVHNIKKPYKCNQCEKAFKHTLSLSLHQRIHTGEKPYECIQCGKAFTESSSLARHQRIHSGEKPYECSQCRKTFRQNSSLAVHQRIHTEEKPYKCNQCGKAFKENLKLAVHQRIHTEEKPFECNQCGKTFQCSSSLAIHQKNYTGEKPHECHECDKAFSEHSSLVARQRIHTGEKPYKCNQCGKAFTQKSSLAVHQRIHTEEKPYECNQCGKAFTQKSSLAVHQRIHTGEKPYKCNQCGKAFKQNSKLVLHQRIHTGEKPYECNQCGKAFTQNSHLSKHQRIHTGEKPYECNQCGKAFTGKSSLAVHQRIHTGEKPYECNQCGKAFTEKSSLAVHQRIHTGEKPYKCNQCGKAFKRNSELVLHQRIHTGEKPYECNQCGKAFKENSSLAVHQRIHTGEKPYKCNQCGKAFKENSSLAVHQRIHTGEKPYKCNQCGKAFPYRALLAYHLKIHTGEKPYECNQCEKTFMKKSNLAIHQRIHTGEKLYECNECGKNFINKSSLAVHQRIHTGEKPYKCKQCGKDFTQNANLLKHQRIHTGEKPYECHQCGKAFTDNSKLACHQRIHTGEKPYECHQCGKAFTQNSHLSKHQRIHSSMGEA